A genomic segment from Cyprinus carpio isolate SPL01 chromosome A4, ASM1834038v1, whole genome shotgun sequence encodes:
- the LOC109103316 gene encoding tyrosine-protein phosphatase non-receptor type 12-like isoform X2, translating to MKRPVRMEQVKVLKRFIEALRSGEQKAEDNFSSDFMRLRRLSTKYRTEKIYPTNVGEQEENVKRNRYKDILPFDHSRVKLTLKTSNQDTDYINANFIKGIGGPEAYIATQGPLPNTVLDFWRMIWEYKVMVIVMACREFEMGRKKCERYFPLFGDEPVTFGPFRISCESEQPRTDYFIRTLSVEFDHETRRVTQFHYVNWPDHDVPSSFDSILDMIALMREYQEHDDVPICVHCSAGCGRTGAICAIDYTWNLLKAGRIPEDFNVFQLIQEMRTQRHSAVQTKEQYELVHRAIAQLFEKQLMLLESPTNSELTDGMEEGSPEKSGQNSDEERWETPPPKPPRIRSNQAEGDVKEEILQPPEPRPVPPILTPSPPSAFPTVTNVRQDNDRYHPKPILHVLASDQNPDLNENYNKAGPTVPAPPPAEGPDRRLEPKLSIEIKKVPLQEGPRSFEGNSVLQRSHAFKRSNTSSSSMSEESDDPPRPNHLPLKEEKGHAAWSLPSPDRSPSPVTPAAPVRTALSFTNPLHSDFSDADGHSGISTATSTVSALQSEHVPRRVTPMSIAGQSLPTHTSPDVKPPPAEASSDEPSSQTSADTQTPASPPKTEAEQKNGKGPDSPLSVPKDRRAETEIGFSSRCSHPKGPREPPSEWT from the exons ATGAAACGTCCCGTCAGGATGGAGCAGGTGAAGGTCCTGAAGAGATTCATTGAAGCTTTGAGAAGCGGCGAGCAGAAAGCAGAAGATAACTTCAGCTCCGACTTCATG AGATTACGCCGATTATCAACCAAATACAGAACAGAGAAGATCTACCCCACTAATGTTGGAGAGCAGGAGGAAAACGTGAAGAGAAACCGATATAAAGACATTCTGCCAT TTGACCACAGTCGTGTGAAGTTGACATTAAAGACATCCAACCAGGACACTGATTACATCAATGCAAACTTTATCAAG gggatCGGGGGGCCGGAGGCCTACATTGCCACTCAGGGGCCACTGCCCAACACCGTGCTGGACTTCTGGAGGATGATCTGGGAGTACAAGGTCATG GTCATCGTGATGGCGTGTCGAGAGTTTGAGATGGGGCGG AAAAAGTGTGAGCGTTACTTCCCCTTGTTTGGAGACGAGCCTGTGACGTTTGGCCCCTTCAGGATCTCCTGT gagtctGAGCAGCCAAGGACAGATTATTTTATCCGCACACTATCAGTGGAGTTTGATCAC GAAACCCGGCGAGTGACGCAGTTCCATTACGTGAACTGGCCCGATCACGACGTCCCGTCATCCTTCGATTCAATATTGGACATGATCGCCCTGATGAGGGAATATCAGGAGCATGACGACGTTCCCATCTGTGTCCACTGCAG TGCTGGCTGTGGACGCACAGGAGCCATCTGTGCAATCGACTACACGTGGAACCTCCTGAAAGCtggg AGAATTCCTGAAGATTTTAACGTTTTCCAGCTGATTCAGGAGATGAGGACACAGCGGCATTCAGCAGTTCAGACCAAA GAGCAGTACGAGTTAGTTCATCGAGCGATTGCACAGCTCTTTGAGAAACAGCTGATGCTTTTGGAGAGTCCAACAAACTCTGAGCTCACAGACGGGATg GAAGAGGGCAGCCCGGAAAAATCCGGTCAGAATTCAGATGAGGAAAGATGGGAAACGCCCCCCCCCAAACCGCCCCGCATCCGCAG TAATCAGGCCGAGGGCGACGTGAAGGAGGAGATTCTGCAGCCTCCAGAGCCGCGGCCCGTTCCGCCCATCCTCACGCCGTCTCCGCCCTCGGCCTTCCCTACGGTCACAAACGTGCGGCAGGACAATGACCGCTACCATCCCAAACCCATCCTGCACGTGCTGGCGTCGGACCAGAACCCCGACCTCAACGAGAACTACAATAAAGCCGGACCGACCGTCCCAGCACCACCCCCCGCCGAGGGCCCGGACCGACGCCTGGAGCCCAAGCTGAGCATCGAGATCAAGAAGGTGCCTCTGCAGGAGGGCCCTCGCAGCTTCGAGGGGAACAGCGTGTTGCAGCGGTCACATGCGTTTAAGCGCTCCAACACCAGCAGCAGCTCCATGTCTGAGGAGTCCGACGACCCGCCGCGACCCAACCACCTGCCGCTGAAGGAGGAGAAGGGTCACGCCGCCTGGTCCCTGCCCAGTCCTGACCGATCGCCCAGTCCTGTGACCCCAGCCGCACCCGTCAGGACCGCGCTGAGCTTCACCAACCCGCTGCACTCGGACTTCAGTGACGCCGACGGTCACTCCGGCATCTCCACGGCAACCAGCACTGTATCAGCACTGCAGAGCGAACACGTTCCCCGCAGGGTCACACCGATGTCCATCGCCGGCCAGAGCCTCCCGACACACACCTCACCAG ATGTGAAGCCGCCGCCGGCCGAAGCGTCTTCAGACGAGCCGTCATCACAG ACGTCTGCAGACACACAGACTCCTGCTAGTCCTCCAAAGACCG aAGCCGAGCAGAAGAACGGAAAGGGTCCGGATTCGCCTCTGAGCGTCCCGAAGGACAGGAGAGCCGAGACTGAGATCG GGTTCAGCAGCCGCTGCTCGCATCCCAAAGGCCCCCGGGAGCCTCCGTCCGAGTGGACGTGA
- the LOC109047996 gene encoding transmembrane protein 60-like, whose translation MSLAQRVLLTWIFSLVFLILLVLKLDGKVKWSWFLIFLPVWIFDSILLLMLGVKVAGRCRAGYDPRLKLWYLLALVMKVGFCVTLCARLEQLTNLRLLIICVPLWTLLTGALIQLGYNILPQHTD comes from the coding sequence ATGTCTCTGGCTCAGCGGGTTCTGCTCACCTGGATCTTCTCGCTCGTCTTCCTCATCCTGCTGGTGCTGAAGCTGGATGGAAAGGTCAAATGGAGCTGGTTCCTGATCTTCCTGCCCGTCTGGATCTTTGACAGCATCCTGCTGCTGATGCTGGGTGTGAAGGTGGCGGGGCGGTGCCGGGCGGGTTACGACCCGCGGCTGAAGCTCTGGTATCTGCTGGCTCTGGTGATGAAGGTGGGCTTCTGTGTGACGCTGTGTGCGCGGCTGGAGCAGCTGACCAACCTGCGGCTGCTGATCATCTGTGTGCCGCTCTGGACATTGCTGACCGGAGCCCTGATCCAGCTGGGATACAACATCCTGCCCCAGCACACAGACTGA
- the LOC109103316 gene encoding tyrosine-protein phosphatase non-receptor type 12-like isoform X1, which yields MKRPVRMEQVKVLKRFIEALRSGEQKAEDNFSSDFMRLRRLSTKYRTEKIYPTNVGEQEENVKRNRYKDILPFDHSRVKLTLKTSNQDTDYINANFIKGIGGPEAYIATQGPLPNTVLDFWRMIWEYKVMVIVMACREFEMGRKKCERYFPLFGDEPVTFGPFRISCESEQPRTDYFIRTLSVEFDHETRRVTQFHYVNWPDHDVPSSFDSILDMIALMREYQEHDDVPICVHCSAGCGRTGAICAIDYTWNLLKAGRIPEDFNVFQLIQEMRTQRHSAVQTKEQYELVHRAIAQLFEKQLMLLESPTNSELTDGMEEGSPEKSGQNSDEERWETPPPKPPRIRSNQAEGDVKEEILQPPEPRPVPPILTPSPPSAFPTVTNVRQDNDRYHPKPILHVLASDQNPDLNENYNKAGPTVPAPPPAEGPDRRLEPKLSIEIKKVPLQEGPRSFEGNSVLQRSHAFKRSNTSSSSMSEESDDPPRPNHLPLKEEKGHAAWSLPSPDRSPSPVTPAAPVRTALSFTNPLHSDFSDADGHSGISTATSTVSALQSEHVPRRVTPMSIAGQSLPTHTSPDCDDSEDLPPPVPERTAESFLMATDVKPPPAEASSDEPSSQTSADTQTPASPPKTEAEQKNGKGPDSPLSVPKDRRAETEIGFSSRCSHPKGPREPPSEWT from the exons ATGAAACGTCCCGTCAGGATGGAGCAGGTGAAGGTCCTGAAGAGATTCATTGAAGCTTTGAGAAGCGGCGAGCAGAAAGCAGAAGATAACTTCAGCTCCGACTTCATG AGATTACGCCGATTATCAACCAAATACAGAACAGAGAAGATCTACCCCACTAATGTTGGAGAGCAGGAGGAAAACGTGAAGAGAAACCGATATAAAGACATTCTGCCAT TTGACCACAGTCGTGTGAAGTTGACATTAAAGACATCCAACCAGGACACTGATTACATCAATGCAAACTTTATCAAG gggatCGGGGGGCCGGAGGCCTACATTGCCACTCAGGGGCCACTGCCCAACACCGTGCTGGACTTCTGGAGGATGATCTGGGAGTACAAGGTCATG GTCATCGTGATGGCGTGTCGAGAGTTTGAGATGGGGCGG AAAAAGTGTGAGCGTTACTTCCCCTTGTTTGGAGACGAGCCTGTGACGTTTGGCCCCTTCAGGATCTCCTGT gagtctGAGCAGCCAAGGACAGATTATTTTATCCGCACACTATCAGTGGAGTTTGATCAC GAAACCCGGCGAGTGACGCAGTTCCATTACGTGAACTGGCCCGATCACGACGTCCCGTCATCCTTCGATTCAATATTGGACATGATCGCCCTGATGAGGGAATATCAGGAGCATGACGACGTTCCCATCTGTGTCCACTGCAG TGCTGGCTGTGGACGCACAGGAGCCATCTGTGCAATCGACTACACGTGGAACCTCCTGAAAGCtggg AGAATTCCTGAAGATTTTAACGTTTTCCAGCTGATTCAGGAGATGAGGACACAGCGGCATTCAGCAGTTCAGACCAAA GAGCAGTACGAGTTAGTTCATCGAGCGATTGCACAGCTCTTTGAGAAACAGCTGATGCTTTTGGAGAGTCCAACAAACTCTGAGCTCACAGACGGGATg GAAGAGGGCAGCCCGGAAAAATCCGGTCAGAATTCAGATGAGGAAAGATGGGAAACGCCCCCCCCCAAACCGCCCCGCATCCGCAG TAATCAGGCCGAGGGCGACGTGAAGGAGGAGATTCTGCAGCCTCCAGAGCCGCGGCCCGTTCCGCCCATCCTCACGCCGTCTCCGCCCTCGGCCTTCCCTACGGTCACAAACGTGCGGCAGGACAATGACCGCTACCATCCCAAACCCATCCTGCACGTGCTGGCGTCGGACCAGAACCCCGACCTCAACGAGAACTACAATAAAGCCGGACCGACCGTCCCAGCACCACCCCCCGCCGAGGGCCCGGACCGACGCCTGGAGCCCAAGCTGAGCATCGAGATCAAGAAGGTGCCTCTGCAGGAGGGCCCTCGCAGCTTCGAGGGGAACAGCGTGTTGCAGCGGTCACATGCGTTTAAGCGCTCCAACACCAGCAGCAGCTCCATGTCTGAGGAGTCCGACGACCCGCCGCGACCCAACCACCTGCCGCTGAAGGAGGAGAAGGGTCACGCCGCCTGGTCCCTGCCCAGTCCTGACCGATCGCCCAGTCCTGTGACCCCAGCCGCACCCGTCAGGACCGCGCTGAGCTTCACCAACCCGCTGCACTCGGACTTCAGTGACGCCGACGGTCACTCCGGCATCTCCACGGCAACCAGCACTGTATCAGCACTGCAGAGCGAACACGTTCCCCGCAGGGTCACACCGATGTCCATCGCCGGCCAGAGCCTCCCGACACACACCTCACCAG ACTGTGACGACAGTGAAGATTTGCCCCCGCCTGTTCCTGAGCGAACCGCTGAGTCCTTCCTAATGGCCACAG ATGTGAAGCCGCCGCCGGCCGAAGCGTCTTCAGACGAGCCGTCATCACAG ACGTCTGCAGACACACAGACTCCTGCTAGTCCTCCAAAGACCG aAGCCGAGCAGAAGAACGGAAAGGGTCCGGATTCGCCTCTGAGCGTCCCGAAGGACAGGAGAGCCGAGACTGAGATCG GGTTCAGCAGCCGCTGCTCGCATCCCAAAGGCCCCCGGGAGCCTCCGTCCGAGTGGACGTGA